One window of the Sphaerochaeta associata genome contains the following:
- a CDS encoding ATP-binding protein, giving the protein MIRQMITIDEEKCNGCGLCVSACQEGAIGLVNGKAVLLREDYCDGLGNCLPVCPTGAITFEEREAPAFNHEAVEEFMQANKPVFSCPGSQIKVMKESQRQSVPSSTAAPSVSQLRQWPVQIKLAAPNAAFFNNCDLLIAADCAAYAHGDFHNTFIRNRVTLIGCPKLDEGDYAQKLTQIFSSHDIRSITVARMEVPCCGGLDSAVKRAIAASGKIIPLAVVTISTEGEILR; this is encoded by the coding sequence ATGATCAGACAGATGATTACTATAGATGAAGAGAAGTGCAACGGTTGCGGCCTGTGTGTCAGCGCCTGTCAGGAAGGAGCCATCGGCCTGGTCAACGGTAAGGCGGTTCTTTTGCGCGAAGACTATTGTGATGGACTGGGCAACTGCCTCCCGGTATGTCCTACCGGAGCCATCACCTTTGAAGAGCGGGAAGCCCCTGCCTTCAACCACGAGGCGGTCGAAGAGTTCATGCAAGCCAACAAGCCTGTGTTCAGCTGTCCCGGCAGCCAGATCAAGGTCATGAAGGAGAGTCAGCGTCAGAGTGTGCCTTCCAGCACCGCTGCACCATCTGTAAGCCAACTGAGGCAGTGGCCGGTACAGATCAAGCTTGCAGCCCCCAATGCAGCCTTCTTCAACAATTGCGATCTGCTCATCGCCGCCGACTGTGCAGCGTATGCGCATGGGGACTTTCACAATACATTCATCCGTAACCGAGTCACCCTCATTGGTTGCCCCAAGCTCGATGAGGGCGATTATGCACAGAAGCTCACCCAGATATTCTCAAGTCACGATATTCGAAGCATTACGGTGGCACGGATGGAAGTCCCTTGCTGCGGAGGCTTGGATTCAGCGGTCAAGCGCGCCATCGCCGCAAGCGGCAAGATCATCCCCCTTGCAGTGGTGACCATCTCCACCGAAGGGGAAATCCTGCGCTAA
- a CDS encoding Crp/Fnr family transcriptional regulator yields MDVVQILLQSVLFTRIQDENIEGLLSCLKARTSTFPKEYTIIDEGEYTDEMGIILSGSANIVRHDFWGNRTVVANLGVADSFAETIACTQLPSEVVVITCEPTTVLFLNIHQVITTCQRGCVHHQGLIENMVRLLSQKNLELMKKMNHITKRSTREKLLSYLSEEAKKRSSRTFTIPFDRQQLADYLCVERSAMSSELSKMRSEGLLEYQKSTFTLYEEE; encoded by the coding sequence ATGGATGTAGTACAAATTCTGTTGCAATCGGTATTGTTTACCCGGATTCAAGATGAGAACATCGAGGGGCTGCTCTCCTGCCTGAAGGCTAGAACGTCAACCTTCCCCAAGGAATACACCATCATCGATGAGGGGGAGTATACCGATGAGATGGGAATCATCCTCTCGGGGTCGGCGAACATCGTCCGCCACGATTTCTGGGGCAATCGGACGGTCGTCGCAAACCTCGGTGTTGCAGACAGCTTTGCCGAAACGATCGCCTGCACCCAGCTGCCCAGCGAGGTGGTTGTCATCACCTGTGAGCCGACAACCGTACTCTTTTTGAATATTCACCAAGTCATCACGACCTGCCAAAGAGGATGCGTGCATCATCAAGGACTCATCGAAAACATGGTACGACTGCTCTCGCAGAAGAATCTGGAACTGATGAAGAAAATGAACCACATCACCAAGCGAAGTACCAGGGAAAAACTGCTGTCCTACCTATCCGAGGAGGCAAAGAAACGCAGCAGCCGGACCTTCACCATTCCTTTCGACCGCCAGCAGCTGGCCGACTATCTCTGTGTCGAGCGCAGCGCAATGTCCAGCGAGCTCTCCAAAATGCGCAGCGAAGGTTTGTTGGAGTATCAGAAGAGTACCTTCACCCTATACGAGGAGGAGTAA
- a CDS encoding ZIP family metal transporter, whose amino-acid sequence MSSNPIFLAFLATMGTWAMTALGAAFVFFFKTIQKHVMNALLGFASGIMIAASFWSLLAPAIELAEDGPVPAYIAATIGFLLGGLFLYVSDHLLPHTHIGSKEGEEEGIPTHLRRSILLVLSITLHNFPEGLAVGVAIGSAAISGGNMSAALAVAIGIGLQNLPEGAAVSIPLRREGLSRTKSFFYGQASGIVEPIAGVLGALLVTQVTPILPYALAFAAGAMIYVVVEELIPEAQGASDDHKGTHYATLGTMLGFAVMMILDVALG is encoded by the coding sequence ATGAGCAGCAATCCAATCTTTCTGGCTTTCCTGGCTACGATGGGTACCTGGGCTATGACAGCCCTCGGAGCGGCGTTCGTATTCTTTTTCAAGACAATCCAAAAGCATGTGATGAACGCGCTCTTGGGGTTTGCCAGCGGCATTATGATTGCAGCGTCGTTCTGGTCGTTGCTCGCCCCTGCCATCGAGTTGGCCGAGGACGGTCCGGTTCCAGCCTACATTGCGGCTACCATAGGATTTCTGCTTGGAGGCCTCTTTCTCTATGTAAGCGACCATCTGCTGCCCCACACCCACATCGGCTCGAAGGAAGGAGAGGAGGAAGGAATCCCAACCCATCTTCGCAGGTCCATCCTGTTGGTCCTTTCCATCACCTTGCACAACTTTCCTGAAGGTTTGGCGGTAGGAGTTGCCATCGGATCGGCGGCCATAAGCGGAGGGAACATGAGCGCAGCCCTGGCCGTAGCCATCGGCATCGGGCTTCAGAACCTTCCTGAAGGGGCGGCCGTCTCCATTCCCCTGCGCAGGGAGGGACTGAGCCGGACCAAAAGCTTTTTCTATGGACAGGCATCAGGTATCGTTGAACCCATTGCAGGGGTATTGGGAGCCCTTCTGGTCACCCAGGTGACGCCGATTCTTCCCTATGCACTTGCCTTTGCGGCAGGGGCGATGATCTATGTGGTGGTTGAGGAGCTGATCCCCGAAGCCCAGGGGGCCTCGGACGATCACAAGGGGACCCATTACGCCACCTTGGGGACGATGCTTGGTTTCGCAGTCATGATGATTTTGGATGTTGCCCTGGGCTAG
- a CDS encoding YihY/virulence factor BrkB family protein — MKTTLWSVVQQNLKRLGKFLSTVFRQAMKDNILNSASGLVYSTLLAIVPALTFIFTFFNILGVLEPLTDFISQWLGELAGPQAGSELMVLLNRYTRNATSLGVVGLVSFLITMVLLINKVWSVINQIYRSSRSRNPLKRFAGYVTFLIVASLLLAAYVSVQSVLASWYLDLLGVSIGRWSSVLRTIAPSLIVALVLFMLIYFVPNTKVRFDAAFLGSLAGLLFISIFSKFTTILTSMATNFSVIYGSFAAVFLFLFFCYVFWATVFFSVELAYVHQFRPEASSFIGLPQSPALQLSEGTNIMMLIGSNFRDGKGATSVREMLDRLAIPYNRLQGFLSLLTQLDFITPTNNSHTSFIPKQPLESLRLQDLVIGLYGLETMDEVEHDTAGEAVALQVQDRGIASLGSLTIENLLQRI, encoded by the coding sequence ATGAAAACAACGCTTTGGAGCGTAGTGCAGCAGAACCTCAAACGATTGGGTAAGTTTCTCTCCACCGTCTTCAGACAGGCGATGAAGGATAATATTCTCAACTCGGCCTCTGGTTTGGTGTATTCTACGCTCCTTGCCATTGTTCCGGCCCTGACTTTCATCTTCACGTTCTTCAACATCCTTGGGGTCCTTGAGCCTCTGACCGACTTCATCTCCCAATGGCTTGGCGAACTTGCAGGGCCTCAGGCGGGAAGTGAGTTGATGGTCCTGCTGAATCGTTACACCCGCAATGCAACGAGTCTTGGTGTGGTTGGATTGGTCTCCTTCCTGATCACCATGGTCCTGCTCATCAACAAGGTCTGGTCGGTGATCAACCAGATTTACCGGTCGTCGCGCAGCCGCAACCCCCTCAAGCGCTTTGCAGGGTATGTCACCTTCCTCATTGTAGCCAGCCTTTTATTGGCTGCCTATGTGAGCGTACAGTCGGTGCTGGCCTCGTGGTATCTGGACCTGCTGGGGGTTTCCATCGGCCGCTGGTCGAGTGTACTCAGAACGATCGCCCCCTCGCTCATTGTAGCCCTTGTTCTCTTTATGCTCATCTATTTTGTTCCCAATACCAAAGTCAGGTTCGATGCCGCCTTCCTTGGCAGCCTCGCCGGTCTGCTGTTCATCAGCATATTCAGCAAGTTCACCACCATCCTTACCTCGATGGCCACCAACTTCTCGGTCATCTACGGTTCGTTCGCCGCAGTCTTTTTATTCTTGTTTTTCTGTTACGTATTCTGGGCTACGGTTTTCTTCAGTGTCGAGCTGGCGTATGTCCACCAGTTTCGACCAGAAGCTTCCAGCTTCATAGGCCTTCCTCAGAGCCCTGCCTTGCAGCTTTCGGAGGGGACCAATATCATGATGCTCATCGGAAGCAACTTCCGGGACGGCAAGGGGGCGACCTCGGTTCGGGAGATGCTCGACCGCCTTGCAATTCCCTACAACCGCCTGCAAGGCTTTCTATCCCTGTTGACCCAACTGGATTTCATCACTCCCACCAACAACAGCCATACGAGCTTTATTCCGAAGCAACCGCTGGAAAGTCTGCGTCTTCAGGACTTGGTGATAGGCCTGTACGGACTTGAGACCATGGATGAGGTGGAGCACGATACGGCCGGAGAGGCTGTCGCCCTACAGGTCCAGGACCGGGGTATTGCCAGTCTTGGGTCGCTGACCATCGAGAACCTGTTGCAGCGCATCTAG
- a CDS encoding alpha/beta hydrolase: MTTIRELDCSDGKTVQYRVWIPDERQIEGVLLILHGMAEHSLRYQRFALFLNSKGIAVYAPDHRGHGLTGQQEGDTLGYFAEREGWQRVVEDAYELSNIILSDFPKKPLFLLGHSMGSFLARSLIVDHSDLFDGVIIMGTGSSQGLLGKVGKMIARSHVSKHGSKYPDALLDKMSFGSYNKKIPNAQTPFDWLSRDKEQVAAYIEDPLCGFVCTSKFFEDLLDGVQMANDPLKARKLPVDLPLLIISGAKDPVGGYGKGVRRVYELYRDSNISDITLSLVPEARHELLQETNRLSTKEYLYNWMKRRI; the protein is encoded by the coding sequence ATGACTACAATCAGGGAGTTGGATTGCAGCGATGGGAAAACGGTACAATATCGCGTTTGGATTCCTGATGAGAGGCAGATAGAGGGTGTTCTCCTTATCTTGCATGGCATGGCCGAGCACAGTCTCCGCTATCAACGATTCGCCTTGTTTCTCAACTCCAAAGGCATCGCCGTGTATGCTCCCGACCACCGGGGGCATGGTCTGACCGGTCAGCAGGAAGGGGATACGTTGGGCTATTTCGCCGAACGGGAAGGGTGGCAGCGTGTGGTGGAGGATGCGTACGAGCTGAGCAATATCATTCTTTCCGATTTTCCAAAGAAACCCCTCTTTTTGCTGGGCCACAGCATGGGATCCTTTCTCGCCCGCTCCCTGATCGTCGACCACTCCGACCTCTTTGACGGGGTGATCATCATGGGTACCGGCTCCTCACAGGGCCTTCTTGGCAAGGTCGGGAAAATGATCGCCCGTTCCCATGTTTCCAAGCATGGCTCCAAGTATCCCGACGCCCTTTTGGATAAAATGAGTTTTGGTTCCTACAACAAGAAAATTCCCAATGCCCAGACCCCCTTTGATTGGCTTTCCAGAGATAAGGAGCAGGTTGCCGCCTATATTGAGGATCCGTTGTGTGGTTTTGTCTGTACTTCCAAATTCTTTGAGGACCTGCTTGACGGGGTTCAGATGGCCAATGACCCCCTTAAGGCCAGAAAACTGCCGGTTGACCTGCCTTTATTGATTATCAGCGGTGCAAAAGATCCGGTGGGGGGATACGGCAAGGGAGTCCGCAGGGTGTATGAGCTCTATCGTGACAGCAATATCTCCGACATCACGCTCTCCTTGGTTCCCGAGGCACGGCATGAGTTGTTGCAGGAGACGAACCGTCTTTCGACCAAGGAATACCTGTATAATTGGATGAAACGAAGGATATGA
- a CDS encoding YfcE family phosphodiesterase, with product MIAILCAHHKNQISSLWEIAVGEYELMHPTLILASDIHGSTAALRLLLQYAKHYQAQHILIAGDICPPSSPAFKELLSQHTDTILVRGNCDSSYDFSAAGINLPPLVQRLKWGEHSVVMTHGDRFPSPYGLDMQGGDIFISGHTHSPRLVMQEDGILHINPGSTTFPRTALGPTYALLFEDGASIRSLDDDRPLPSLQYYFL from the coding sequence ATGATAGCAATATTGTGTGCACATCACAAGAACCAAATTTCCTCTCTTTGGGAAATTGCTGTAGGAGAATATGAACTCATGCATCCGACTCTGATTCTGGCCAGTGATATTCATGGATCAACTGCAGCTCTCCGTCTGTTGCTGCAATACGCCAAGCACTATCAGGCGCAACATATTCTCATTGCAGGAGACATCTGTCCTCCTTCATCACCTGCTTTCAAGGAGCTGCTCAGTCAGCATACCGATACTATCCTGGTCCGGGGCAATTGCGACAGCTCGTATGATTTCAGTGCCGCCGGCATCAATCTCCCTCCCTTGGTGCAACGGCTGAAGTGGGGCGAACACTCAGTGGTCATGACCCACGGCGACAGGTTTCCCTCTCCCTACGGTTTGGATATGCAAGGTGGTGACATCTTCATCTCCGGGCACACACACTCACCCCGTCTGGTGATGCAGGAGGATGGTATTCTCCACATAAACCCTGGCTCGACCACCTTCCCGAGAACGGCCTTGGGTCCTACCTATGCACTGCTTTTTGAGGATGGAGCAAGCATCAGAAGCCTTGACGACGATCGGCCTTTGCCTTCACTGCAGTACTATTTCTTGTAA
- a CDS encoding aldehyde ferredoxin oxidoreductase N-terminal domain-containing protein — MKKKRTLAFPYRQRSVLHIDIASESFEVIPLSESDAKAYLGGRLLALELWKRFAVFTELGAKYYESGNPIVFAPGAASDLSMPCPTSYTMVTKSPITGRIAVGSAASSLAGAIAGSGYSALVITGRARRLLGFSIHDGGVSFTAAEELHNMTTVEVARRVGSKHVVSIGPAGEHLVAHASLVADNQNIRCGGIAMVFGLKNIKYFSLDMSSTGRESYDPHRFGLLVQSSLQAMSKSRISRTVAKEGTLALLAKANHHGWAAIDNYSMRIDGRLWGLCPRSSEEEVRKEDVSCPVCEEKSAMDLQSAMALGSNLELFDSRSVQQLVARCLENGLDPISAGAVLSWARKSRMDGLLGFLPDMQRSSAMLYLRLLDAMAYQRGTGEQLGKTMEELVATYGGADHAFEVDNLPLPPFDYRALPVQALLASLGDERMVYGELLWGNRYRRGNERTLASWALYVQQLSSALESVGLCPLVLLPSFAHPLLHFPRWKNKHKNFTMLASFASLGEGYEISAQQMMEFGKKAQALQQQINDKLLEKRKGRLPDQLLVNGKSNYQRAQVVPLARLLDAYQHLSRYKK; from the coding sequence ATGAAAAAGAAGCGTACATTAGCGTTCCCCTATCGGCAACGCTCGGTATTGCATATAGATATAGCATCTGAATCATTCGAAGTCATCCCCTTGTCGGAATCCGATGCAAAAGCGTACCTTGGGGGGAGACTTCTTGCCCTCGAGCTATGGAAACGGTTTGCAGTGTTTACAGAGCTCGGGGCGAAATACTATGAGAGCGGCAACCCGATTGTCTTTGCACCCGGTGCCGCCTCCGACCTGTCCATGCCCTGTCCCACCTCCTACACCATGGTTACGAAAAGCCCGATAACGGGCAGGATTGCCGTTGGGAGTGCTGCATCATCCCTGGCAGGGGCCATCGCAGGATCCGGCTATAGCGCCTTGGTCATCACCGGCCGCGCACGAAGGCTTTTGGGCTTCTCCATCCATGACGGCGGGGTGAGCTTTACTGCAGCCGAAGAGTTGCACAACATGACTACCGTAGAGGTTGCCAGACGGGTAGGTTCCAAGCATGTGGTCTCCATCGGCCCTGCGGGTGAGCATCTGGTTGCCCATGCCTCGCTTGTCGCCGACAACCAAAACATCCGCTGCGGTGGCATCGCCATGGTGTTCGGCCTGAAAAACATCAAATATTTCTCCCTCGATATGTCTTCAACCGGCAGGGAATCCTACGATCCTCATCGGTTCGGCTTGCTTGTCCAATCATCGTTACAGGCAATGAGCAAGAGCCGAATCAGCCGGACGGTAGCCAAGGAAGGTACTCTGGCGCTGCTTGCAAAGGCGAATCACCATGGTTGGGCCGCTATCGACAACTATTCGATGCGAATCGATGGGCGCCTCTGGGGACTCTGTCCGCGCTCGAGCGAGGAAGAAGTACGGAAAGAGGATGTCTCCTGTCCTGTATGTGAGGAGAAGTCGGCTATGGACCTTCAGAGTGCCATGGCCTTGGGGTCCAACCTGGAACTCTTCGACAGCCGCAGTGTCCAGCAGCTGGTCGCCCGATGCCTGGAAAACGGACTCGATCCGATAAGTGCCGGTGCGGTCCTCTCTTGGGCGCGCAAAAGCCGAATGGACGGTCTTTTAGGCTTTCTGCCCGATATGCAGCGCTCCTCTGCCATGCTCTATCTCAGGCTTCTCGATGCCATGGCCTACCAGCGAGGGACCGGCGAGCAGTTGGGGAAGACGATGGAAGAGTTGGTTGCCACCTATGGTGGAGCAGACCATGCCTTCGAAGTCGACAATCTGCCGCTCCCTCCCTTCGATTATCGGGCGCTTCCTGTGCAAGCCCTGCTTGCTTCGCTCGGGGATGAGCGAATGGTATATGGTGAATTGCTCTGGGGGAACCGTTATCGCAGAGGAAATGAGCGGACTCTTGCCTCCTGGGCCCTCTATGTCCAGCAACTTTCATCCGCCTTGGAGAGTGTCGGACTCTGTCCACTGGTGTTGCTGCCCTCGTTCGCCCATCCGCTTCTACACTTCCCTCGGTGGAAGAACAAGCACAAGAATTTTACAATGCTTGCCTCTTTCGCCTCGCTGGGCGAAGGGTATGAGATATCAGCACAGCAGATGATGGAATTCGGGAAAAAGGCTCAAGCGTTGCAACAGCAAATCAACGACAAGCTGCTTGAGAAGCGGAAAGGCCGACTTCCTGATCAGCTTCTGGTGAATGGAAAGAGCAATTACCAAAGGGCGCAGGTTGTTCCGCTTGCCAGGCTGCTGGATGCCTACCAGCATCTTTCTCGTTACAAGAAATAG
- a CDS encoding nucleoside kinase → MKQISVKIHGQNLSLPIGTTVEDVLLMADIEGSCNDPVYEDNPFVGALVNHELHSCSRSLVADCTVEPVRLFGDMGKRIYRHSLCYLLCAAVSMLYPQRRLVIGHSLGDGYYFSFDDELMLAGSDILAIEEAMRSLVEQKLDIEEVTLTYENALAYFEQNHFDQTAALLSTRNEPKVNLYRLSGYLDISYEPLLGNTGLMKVWELKPYQERGMLLRYPRSHNIKALDPFVDNPLLFSVFKEYKAWGSILGVQSLGQLNRMGNQNTVESFIRLAEALQQKKIASIADQINLHSSVKAVLIAGPSSSGKTTFAHKLGIQLQVLGKKTIKISLDSYYLPPSQAPKDEFNKPDLEALEALDVAKFQEDLASLFRGEPVRLCKFDFKTAKRSYESEPVQMDKRTLLVIEGIHGMNPELTASLESDLLFRVYISALTQLNLDDHNRISTTDNRIIRRMIRDNRTRGTNAETTLNMWPSVQRGEDRYIFPYQNNANVLINSALDYELGVLTTYAQPLLKMVKPSAGAAYETARRLLRFLEHVNPIPDTLVPPDSLLREFIGGSEFDVI, encoded by the coding sequence ATGAAACAGATTAGTGTGAAAATCCATGGCCAAAATCTATCCTTGCCGATAGGCACCACTGTAGAGGATGTACTGCTCATGGCTGACATCGAAGGATCATGCAACGATCCTGTCTACGAGGACAACCCCTTTGTGGGTGCTTTGGTCAATCATGAGCTGCACTCCTGTTCGCGCTCCTTGGTTGCCGACTGCACCGTTGAACCTGTTCGCCTGTTCGGCGACATGGGCAAACGCATCTACCGCCACTCCCTCTGTTATCTCTTGTGTGCCGCTGTTTCCATGCTCTACCCCCAACGCCGTCTGGTTATCGGACACTCACTCGGAGACGGCTACTATTTCAGTTTCGACGACGAATTGATGCTCGCTGGCAGCGATATCCTTGCCATCGAGGAAGCGATGCGTTCTTTGGTCGAACAGAAACTGGATATCGAGGAGGTCACCCTCACCTACGAGAACGCCCTCGCTTATTTCGAACAGAACCACTTCGACCAAACGGCGGCACTCCTGTCGACCCGCAATGAACCAAAGGTGAACCTATACCGGCTCAGCGGATACCTGGACATCTCCTATGAACCGCTGCTGGGCAACACCGGCCTGATGAAGGTATGGGAGCTAAAACCGTACCAAGAGAGGGGCATGTTGCTGCGTTACCCCAGATCACACAATATCAAGGCGCTGGACCCGTTTGTGGACAACCCCCTGCTCTTCTCCGTCTTCAAGGAGTACAAGGCGTGGGGGAGCATACTGGGCGTCCAGTCTCTGGGGCAATTGAACCGGATGGGCAACCAGAATACGGTTGAGTCATTCATCCGACTCGCCGAGGCTCTACAACAGAAGAAGATCGCAAGCATTGCAGACCAGATAAATCTGCACAGCAGCGTCAAGGCTGTCCTCATAGCAGGCCCCTCCTCATCAGGCAAGACAACCTTCGCCCACAAACTGGGAATACAGCTTCAGGTATTGGGGAAGAAAACGATAAAAATTTCGCTGGACAGCTACTATCTTCCCCCCAGCCAAGCCCCCAAGGACGAGTTCAACAAGCCCGATCTGGAAGCGCTTGAAGCACTCGATGTGGCCAAGTTCCAAGAGGACCTTGCCAGCCTGTTCAGAGGAGAACCGGTTCGATTGTGCAAATTCGATTTCAAGACGGCGAAGCGCAGTTATGAATCCGAACCGGTGCAGATGGACAAGCGCACGCTTCTGGTTATTGAAGGCATTCACGGAATGAATCCCGAGCTCACAGCCTCGCTGGAAAGCGACCTGCTATTCCGAGTCTACATCTCAGCCCTTACGCAGCTGAATCTCGACGACCACAATCGCATCAGCACCACGGACAATCGCATCATCCGGCGTATGATCAGAGACAATCGAACCCGCGGTACGAATGCCGAGACCACCCTCAATATGTGGCCGTCGGTACAGCGCGGTGAAGACCGCTACATTTTCCCCTACCAGAACAACGCGAATGTTCTGATAAACAGTGCCCTCGATTATGAACTGGGGGTGCTGACCACCTACGCCCAACCGTTGTTGAAGATGGTAAAGCCATCAGCAGGGGCGGCCTATGAGACGGCCCGCAGGCTGCTGAGGTTCCTGGAGCATGTGAATCCCATCCCCGACACGCTTGTACCACCCGATTCCCTGCTCAGGGAGTTCATCGGAGGGAGTGAATTTGACGTCATTTGA
- a CDS encoding tagaturonate epimerase family protein, producing the protein MELYDSRQIDTLALETRLGKPVKLYEKSVTSLGECIIALIRSEKDKYLVAQGSGPVFDELTGDVAQTCKICPADHANRLVLNKYLPYTTPVANTSRRPSLGLGDRLGEATAGHIQALSGTKVFPFFAQQSIRELNFTGRSFDDVIDAAAYAVFQEGYTTGYGADGDHLKKCEDIEKSLKQGATMITLDSSEQIDNSIQGLDTDALLARYQQLGEETRTMYEKLYQEQLITIGDEMYKLDRTHLMQDVLTYHKALDFIQMVYESYICTSSRPIDFEISIDETDTPTDPKSHVFIALELKRRQVLVSTLAPRFIGEFQKGIDYIGDLDLFTADLAQHAAIADHYGYRLSIHSGSDKFSIFPILAKTIKGSFHVKTAGTNWLEAVRLVALKDPSLYRRMHEHALKRFPDAKKFYHVTTRLDRISALQEVEDSELWRYLEDDNARQLLHITYGYLLRDENDTGAKLLGDDLFGLLAREEELYQTLLAKHIGKHLSLLGFSK; encoded by the coding sequence ATGGAACTCTACGATTCCAGACAGATAGATACGCTTGCATTGGAGACAAGACTGGGAAAGCCGGTCAAGCTCTACGAGAAATCGGTGACGAGCCTTGGAGAGTGCATCATCGCACTGATCCGCTCTGAGAAAGACAAATACCTGGTCGCCCAAGGCAGCGGGCCTGTGTTTGATGAATTGACAGGTGATGTCGCCCAAACATGCAAAATCTGCCCTGCCGACCATGCAAACCGGCTTGTCCTGAACAAGTATCTGCCCTACACGACACCGGTGGCCAATACAAGCAGACGGCCTTCACTCGGCTTGGGGGACAGGCTCGGCGAGGCGACGGCCGGTCATATCCAGGCGTTGAGTGGAACCAAGGTGTTCCCGTTTTTCGCCCAGCAGTCGATCAGGGAGCTCAACTTCACCGGTCGAAGCTTCGACGATGTCATCGATGCTGCTGCCTATGCAGTCTTTCAGGAGGGGTATACCACCGGATACGGTGCAGACGGCGATCACCTGAAGAAGTGTGAGGATATTGAGAAGTCTCTCAAGCAAGGCGCTACGATGATCACCCTCGACTCCTCGGAGCAGATCGACAACTCCATCCAAGGTCTGGATACGGATGCATTGCTTGCTCGCTATCAACAGCTTGGAGAAGAGACCCGGACAATGTATGAGAAGCTCTATCAGGAGCAGTTGATCACCATAGGCGATGAGATGTATAAACTCGACCGCACGCATCTGATGCAGGACGTACTGACCTATCACAAGGCATTGGACTTCATCCAGATGGTGTATGAAAGCTATATTTGCACCTCGTCAAGGCCGATTGATTTTGAGATCTCCATCGATGAGACCGACACCCCGACCGATCCCAAAAGCCATGTATTCATCGCCTTGGAGCTGAAACGAAGGCAGGTGTTGGTTTCTACATTGGCCCCCCGCTTCATCGGTGAGTTCCAGAAAGGAATCGACTATATCGGAGACCTGGACCTCTTTACTGCAGACCTTGCCCAGCATGCAGCCATAGCCGACCACTATGGGTACCGACTGAGCATTCACTCAGGCAGCGACAAGTTCAGCATCTTCCCCATCCTTGCAAAAACAATCAAGGGAAGCTTCCATGTCAAGACGGCAGGGACGAACTGGCTTGAAGCCGTCAGGCTTGTCGCACTGAAAGATCCTTCACTCTACCGCAGGATGCACGAGCATGCCCTGAAGAGGTTCCCCGATGCCAAGAAATTCTACCATGTTACGACCAGACTCGACCGCATCAGCGCTTTGCAGGAGGTGGAAGACAGTGAGCTGTGGCGCTATCTGGAGGATGACAATGCACGACAGCTTCTGCACATAACCTACGGCTACCTGCTGCGGGATGAGAACGATACGGGAGCAAAATTGCTCGGCGATGATCTATTCGGCCTGCTTGCACGTGAGGAAGAGCTTTATCAGACCCTGCTTGCCAAGCATATCGGCAAGCATCTTTCCTTATTGGGATTCTCCAAGTAG
- a CDS encoding iron-sulfur cluster assembly scaffold protein encodes MTNFMSQWVYTPVVKDHFMNPRNTLKEDEQFDYDGIGDVGSLACGDQMQILIKVKDDRILDLRWLTYGCASAIASTSMMSEMAIGLTLEEAYHLTPAMITDALGGLPEHKFHCSVLGDKALRAAIDDYLEKQGRENPFKKHVAKVICECKSVTDVQIEDLVKSGQAKTLEQLQEITEYGTVCGKCKQAVSELFDEFKHIYNV; translated from the coding sequence ATGACCAATTTTATGAGTCAATGGGTCTATACCCCGGTGGTGAAGGACCATTTTATGAATCCCAGGAATACCCTCAAAGAGGATGAACAGTTCGATTATGATGGTATTGGAGATGTTGGATCGCTTGCATGCGGGGATCAGATGCAAATCTTGATTAAAGTCAAGGACGACAGAATCCTCGACCTGAGATGGCTTACCTACGGCTGCGCATCGGCCATTGCAAGCACTTCCATGATGAGTGAAATGGCCATCGGCCTCACCCTTGAGGAGGCGTACCACCTCACCCCGGCCATGATCACCGACGCTTTGGGAGGGCTTCCCGAGCACAAGTTCCACTGCTCCGTTCTTGGGGACAAGGCTCTTCGTGCCGCCATAGACGACTATCTGGAGAAGCAGGGAAGGGAGAATCCCTTCAAGAAGCACGTGGCCAAGGTTATTTGTGAGTGCAAGAGCGTCACCGATGTCCAGATTGAGGACCTGGTGAAGTCCGGGCAGGCGAAAACGCTCGAACAACTGCAGGAGATTACCGAATACGGTACGGTCTGCGGAAAGTGCAAGCAAGCGGTAAGCGAACTCTTTGACGAGTTCAAGCACATCTACAACGTATGA